In the genome of Muntiacus reevesi chromosome 5, mMunRee1.1, whole genome shotgun sequence, one region contains:
- the LOC136169928 gene encoding uncharacterized homolog, whose protein sequence is MAVMLLCLLQLAAPLCSYSVTVHLYLFWLNTP, encoded by the coding sequence ATGGCTGTAATGCTGCTCTGCCTTCTACAGCTTGCTGCACCACTCTGTAGTTACTCTGTCACTGTACACCTCTATCTTTTTTGGTTAAACACTCCCTGA